GCCATTGCCGAAGCAAAAAAATACTTTGGCTATTTCGCCCTTGTCAGCAATCAGGCTATGGACACATTTACAGCGCTTGAAAACTACCGGCTGCGTGAAAAAATTGAAGAACTTTTTGCCGTGCAAAAGGGGAGACTCGACGGCGCTCGGCCGCGCACATGGTATCCTGACAATTTGCGTGGGAGACAATTTACACAATTTGTCTCTCTGGGTTATCATTGTTTTTTGACAAAAAAAATAAAGGAAATACAATCCAGGCTGAGGGAAAAAGAATCCGGGAAAACCCAATCACTTATCAAGCTCGAAAAAAAGCTGGAAAACTGGATTGCACAACGTTCGCTTTCTCAGATTTTGGATTGGTTTGACTGTATCGAAACCACAAAGGTACAGACTGCCATGGGAAATTATCGATGGTCCACCGAATCAGTCGCCAGAGATAGGCTGTTTTTGAAGTATCTGGGGGTACGCCCCGAATAGTGTACGCTTTATACGACTTTCAGGTTAATATATGAGCTTTAGTATCAAAAAACGACTCCAAAGCTACATCTATGCATTTCATGGACGCAGCGGCAATAGGAGTTTTTGTATTCTGGCCATATGTCAGCTAAATTTTGAGAACAAAAAGCTAAAAAAATCAACGAACATCACAGCATCTTCGCCGCCGCGCCGTATCTGATTTTTAACATTATACTCTCAGGAGAAAATCACAAATGAATGAATATGAATATGCCGGTTTTTGGGTCCGAACCGGTGCCGCAATTATTGATACCATTCTAATTCTAATTATTATTGTCCCAATCCTCACGGCTATTTATGGTACCGATTATTGGATTAATCAGTCTATTGTAAAAGGCTTTTGGGATGTTTTGTTCAATTACATACTACCTGCAATTGCGATCATCATTTTCTGGACCTACAAATCTGCTACACCTGGTAAAATGGCATTAAAACTGACGATTGTTGATGCAAAAAACGGTGGGCACCCTTCTACGGGGCAATTGATCGGGCGTTACTTTGGATATTACATTTCTATAATTCCTTTATTCCTTGGGTTAATATGGGTCGGCATCGATAGAAGAAAGCAAGGGTTGCATGATAAATTAGCAGGCACCGTTGTCATTAAAAATAATAAAAAAGAAAAGGTTACATTCGAATCAAAAGAATAAATATTTGTTGGTAAGGCTATCCAAAAATTGTAGTACGACTGGACGAATAAGATGAAATCTGCCTGACTATTTTTATTCCCTGTTCCAGGAAAGAATCTCAATGATATTGCCCTCAGGGTCCTTGAAATAGACAAAGAATAGGGTCCCGATTCCTGGTACTATTTTTTCCGTTACCTTGCCAAGGGGGATGCCTCCCTCCTTTAGGGCCTTGTCATACACCTTTCTAACATTATCCACCTCGAAGGCGATATGGGTATATCCCAGATGATTGGCCATGGAATCGGCAGTCTCCACCATCTCAGCATATGTAAAAATCTCCAGCGTTGGCCCATCATCACCGAAGCCAGGCAAAAGAAGGTGCGCTCCTTCAAGGCGTGCTTCGGACAGCCCCGTGGCCCGGTCAAGTGATACCATCCCATGCGTCTTCAAACGAATCTTTACGTGTACGCCAGTCGTGTTCCTGTTTAAGCTCAGAGAAGCATGGCATGTATTCTAAAACAAAAAAGCTATCAGCCTACAGGCGCATGAAATGAAATTATAAAAAAAGTTGAAATCAAACCCCGGGTAAAGTTAGCTAAAGTTTTGGAGGATGCAACTAAGCGGGGTTTAAGAATGGAACACATCCAAAGAGTGTTTAAAGCAAAGCCAATTCGCTGAAGCCGAAAATAAACTTATCGGGAACAAAAAAACAAGACTTTAAAACTGTTCATCTGTCTGCTGCTTTAATACCTCTACGGTTTTGCGTAATTCTTCATTTTCGGCGATCATATTGCGCATTTTGGTAAAGGTCCGCATAATCTGGATGTTTACTTGAATGGCCCGGTCACTCCGCAATACACTTGAAAGCATGGCAACACCTTGTTCGGTAAAGACCATAGGCGGATATCTTAAACTTTTTTTATCAGAATTAGAGTTTACAATTTGTGACTTCAAATCTGCAAACTCCTCTTTTGACAATTCAAACATAAAATCATCGGGGAAACGATTTATATTTCTTCTGACGGACTGCTTTAAATTTTTTGTTTCAACTCTGTAAAGGGATGCAAGGTCCCTGTCCAACATAACTTTAGCACCCCGGATATGATAAATTTTTTCTGTAATCTGGTCAGTGGTAACAAGTTCTATTTCAGTCACTTTATCTCCTGTCTTGATGTTACAGGCTTTAGAAACAACATTTTGTTTGAGCGGTTAAATTGTGACCACCATTTTATTTCCTTCCCCGGATGTTTACAACCATCTTTTTTAAAGTTTGTGGTATCTTACTTAATATTCTCCTATCTTAGGTCCAGTTGCGAAGCTTTTGGTAGTCTTTGAGCATATAATCCATCTCATCCTTGGTTATGGCAGCCCCGGAGTCAGTAAGCGGCGTAAAAAAAGCAGGTGCCAGGGTTTCGTGGCTTTGGGTCATGCCTTCTCTCAGATTGAATTCCCGGGCTTTGGCAGCCACGTTCAGGGCAATGTCGGACAGGTTCTCTTTTGATCCATCTATGCCGGTTGCCGCTGTGATCATCTCTCCTAAAAGTTCCCAAGGGTACAAATCCCGGTAGAACTTGCACAGGATTAAGGTGTCAAATAAGGTGAGTCTGTCTTCAAAATCAATAAATAGTTTTGCCTTGCCTTCGGTCTGCTTGGGATCTATCATGCCGGCCAGTTCCGGCTTATAAAATGTAGCCCGCAGATGGCATGCGCCACGGTCCGAAGACGCATAAGCCAGGCCCATGCCCTTAAGGACCCTGGGCTCGTAGCCCGCAGGCTCCATGCCTTTGACATGAATGGCCTGGTCTTCCATGCCAAATACTTTTGCGGCATGACGAATGCCCTGGGCCAGGATTTGGCCGATGCCCTCTTCATTGGTCACAATTTTAATTAACAGGTCTTCGATGGCCTGGGCGTCGCCAAATTGGATAGGATAATCCGACTTGTTTTGTTCGTGGGCCATCATGGCAAAGGCGGCCAGATTGCCAGCCGTTATGGTGTCGATTCCTAAGCTGTCACAGACATGATTAAGCCGGACAATCTCTTCGATTTTCTCTATCATGCACAGACCGCCAAAAGTGTATAAGGTTTCGTACTCAGGCCCCTCCAACACCAATCCCTTGTGGGGGCCCTGCATGACCTTTGTCATCCGGCCACAGGAGAGATAGCACTTGGCGCAGGCATGGGGTGTGACGTCACATTGACTGTGCAAGGCATCAGCCGATATTTTTTCCCAGTGGGGCGCAAAGCCTTTGGTCCAGTAACGGGTTGGAAAGGCACCGGCATTGTTCATGACTTTTACCATTTGGGAGGTGCCCATGGATTTGTAGGCCTGAACCACGGGGTGATCCTTGGCCTCGGCAGCCATCTCTTTGGCCAGTTGAATAAGCCTTTTTTTATCAAAAACTTCCCGTTTTTTATTCCCGGAGAAAACAATGGCCTTAAGGTTTTTGCTCCCCATGACCGTGCCGGTTCCGGCCCGTCCTGCGCACCGCCATCCATCGTTTTTGATGATGGCAAATTTTACTTCGGCCTCGGCAGCCGGGCCTATTACGCTAAGTCCGGTTTTCCAGCCTTTGGGGTATTTATCCTTAAATTCAGTTTTAACGGCGGACTCGGTTTCAAAGGTATCTTTTCCACTAAGATGGCCGGCGTCATGGAAAAAGGCACCTTCCGGGGTGATTTCCATCAGGGTCAGGCCATCTGACTTGCCGTTGATAACAATGGCGTCAAAGCCTGTGGCGGCAATGGCTTCAGGGACCTTGCCCCCGGAATAGGATTCGGCATAAAATCCGGTCAAAGGAGATTTGGTAAATACCCCATACCTGGAACTGCCCCAGGTGGCAGTGCCTGTTACAGGGCCCGTGGCAAAGATCAGACGGTTTTCCGGAGAAAGGGGGTCAACCCCCGGCGGGTTCAGCTCTGTCAACAACCAGGTGGCAAGCCCTTTACCGCCCAGGAAATTTTTGTAAACTGACTTGTCAACAGTCTTGATCTCAACCTTCTGGTTAGACAGATCCACGTAAAGGATCCGATTAAAAAAACCTTTCATTTCTACCTTCTTTTATTTTATTGAAAAACCCATCTTTTCCAGCAATTTTTTATTTATATATAGCATAAGTTCTGTTTTTTATTAAAAAGTTTCCCTTTTACAATGCGGACCGGATTATTTTCTGGAAATAATTTGGTCATAACTGTACATTAGAATGAATGGAAGGCCACTTGCCCAAAAAAGAGATTTGACCAAAGCCAAATAATCATGGATGTCGCCTGATCGTAAACTTTGAGGGATTCGCAATGCCTTTAATCAAAGAGGATAATATAGGTGTAATCAGTTTTATCAGCTCAACGATACTTGTTGTCCTGTTGACATCTATTCTCGGCGGCATTTTCCTTCGTGACCAGCATCGTCATTTTCAAGAGGATTTACAAAAGGTAGGGACCAATTTTTTTAAGACGCAAAAAGAACGGCTTCGGTCAGAGGTCGAAATGCAGATTAGAAGCATCAATGCCTGGCACAAAAGTGCCAGACAAAGATTGAAGACCACCATTAAGGCCCGCACGTATGAGGCCTATGCCGTTGCAGAGAATCTCTACGAACAGAACAAGGAGAAAAGACCCGAGGAAATACAGGCGCTCATCAGGGAGGCATTAAGACCTGTCAGATTTAATAACGGTCGCGGCTATTTTTTTATCAGAGACACCCAGGGGCCTTTTGTCCTCTACCCGCCAAATCCTAAAATTGAAGGGCCGCATGTTAAGTTGTTACCTCATCAGGACAGAAAAGAACTTTCTCAAAAAATCAACACAATAATTTTTACAAAAGGCGAGGGATTTATCGACTATCAATGGCCCAAACCTGGGGGCCAGGTACATGAACTTTTTGAAAAAATGACCTTTGTAAAATATTTTAAGCCTTTTGGGTGGAGTCTTGGCACAGGCGAATATCTCGTTAATTTTGAGTCCTTAGTACAAGAATACATCATCGGTACACTTAACAGCATTATTCCCTCTGATACCGATCCGGAATACATTTTTATCTACAAACTTCATGCCATGAATGGCGGCAATGAATTTGCCACAGTGTTGGTTAACCCGAATCGTTCTGATCTTATTGGCAAGAAAATTTCAGATAGCTTTAAGGACATAAAAGGTAAAATGTTCCGCAAAGAGATGCTTCAAGGTATCCGTGACACAGGGAATGCATTTGTCTCTTACTGGTATAAAAACCCGGGTTCTGAAGAACAGGGCTTAAAATTGAGTTATTTTAAATATTACCCGGAATGGAAATGGATTGTGGCAAAAGGCATTTCCCTTGACGTCATGAATAAACGCATCACTCAATTGCAAAAAAATCTCAGCCAAGAGACAAAGAAGACGATTCGTAATTTTATATATTTTATTGTTATATCCTCAGTTAGTTTTCTGATTCTTGGTTTCATTTTTTCCAAGGGCATCCATAGACTCTTTTTGGGGTACAAAGCAATCATGGAAGAGCAGCAGCACGAATTGGAACGCGTTAATACCGAATTAAAGATTCAATCCATAAGGGCGCATTCCCATTTTCCCGGTTTTTAAAACGGACTATCCTCTTTAGCAAAAAGAAGTTATGCTTCCCCTCGATTATCAACTGATGAGGAAGAAAATAGTATGAAACTCAAAAAGGCTGAATCCTGCGAAACGGTAGAAGAAATATATGAATTATTGAAACAGCTGGACAAAGAGAAACGGCTAATTCGCAGTCCGGAAGAACTCATTCAGGTTGAACAAGAAATTTTAAGCTATACCAATCGTTTAGCCGCGTTGATGCTAAAAAAAAAGTCCAAACCAGTATAAACTCTCCAGAGCATAACGAACAAGAAAGAGAGTTGGTGCGTAGCTGGCCTGGCCGAATGAAAAGTGAAGGGTTTGAGACAGTTCAAATTCAAACCAGCTCAGGTTGCACGATCCCAATCCATGTTCGATACTATCGAAGAGCCTGTGACCGTCGAAATGGCAAAAGATATAAGGGCTTGTATGCTGCTTTGGCTTTGCTCGGGATTCATGATCGATGTACACCAATCTTGGCGGCGATGGTCAGCGCCTGGTCCGCGTTACTGAGCTCATTTGAGGAAGTACGTCAGGTCCTTTGTGATCATGGCACTATCCTGGATGTTAAGGTGATCCGGAAACTGGCCTACCGCTACGCAGAACGAGCACGGGTGGTACAGCAAATGGGTCTGCTCCCCTTAAATGAAGAGGACAACCTTCAAGGTCGTCGGGTTGTCATAAGCACCGATGGTGGCCGGACTCGATTGCGGGAAAAAAAGCGAGGTCCCCGGACAGCCAAAGGAAGAACCAGATATCATGGGGCTTGGAGAGAACCCAAGCTGTTGATTATTTATGTCGTCGATGCCCATGGGAAACAGGAAAAAAGCTTTGCCCCATTTATTGATGGCGGTTTTAATGGGCCTGATGGCTTGTTTCTGCTGCTGAAGGGCTATTTGAAGTCTCTTTGCATCCAAAAAGCAGACAAGGTGTTGTTTGTTGCGGACGGGGCTCATTGGATATGGAATCGAGTCCCTGGTCTGATCAAGGCACTGGGGTTGAATCCGGAGAGTGTGCATGAACTCCTTGATTTTTATCATGCAGTAGAGCATCTGGGAAAGGTTGCAGGATTACGAAAAAACTGGTCAGCCAAAAAACGTAAAGCCTGGGTCTCAAAACAGCGACGGTTTTTGCTAAAAGGTGAATCGGCAACGGTCGTACAAGAAGTACAGGCTCTTTGTCGAGGCCGGAACAGCAAAGCCATAAAGACAGAACGGGATTATTTTGTACGTAATAGGCACCGTCTTGCTTTCCCAACGGTAAAGGCATTGAATTTGCCGATTGGCAGTGGTGCGATTGAAAGTTCGATTCGAAGAGTTGTCAATTTGAGACTCAAGGGTCCCTGCATTTTTTGGTATAAAGAAAATGCGGAGAAAATGCTCATGCTGCGCTCATACTATAAATCGGGACGATGGAACTGTCTGAAACAAATGGCCAATTCACATATTTCATTGTTAGCTGCATAACCGTGAAAATGGGAATGCGCCCATCCATAACCGATTCGTTGACGGCTCTATATAATAAAGGATATTTCAACGAACATCTTGAAATCGAAATTGCCCGTTCCTTGCGTCATGGTTCTGCGCTTTCTCTCCTTGTTTTCGATATAGATAAATTTAAGGACATCAACGATACGTTCGGCCATCTTGCCGGAGACAATGTCCTTAAAGAGTTAGCGCATCTCTGCCAAATAAATATTCGTGCGTCAGACATTTTTGCCCGTTGGGGCGGTGAGGAGTTTGTCGTTCTTTCGCCGGAGAGCGAAATAAAAAATACGATTGTTTTTGCAGAGAAATTACGAAGGTTGATTGAAGGATATTCTTTTTCGATCCCAGTGCAAGTAACTTGCAGTTTCGGCGTTACGGAATATAGAGACGAAGAACGTGTCGATTCTTTCATACATAGAGCTGACCAAGCGCTCTATACTGCAAAGCAAGAAGGCAGAAACAAGGTCGTGTTTCGGTGACGGAGTCAATACTATTGGTCGCGTTTTCGTGTTGGTAAAGCTTAAAAGTTCAGAATTCCCTGGTAGCGGCCGATAATAAAAAGAAACACCAAAACAGGGAGAATGGACAATGACTAATGTGCCTGGCAGTATAAATTCCTTTACGGGGATGGATTTCACATTATTTCAGTCACGCAGCAAGGTCACAGGAAATAATTCGGATTCAAACGTATCAATGGAGACTGAAATTATACAATTCAGTCTGAAAGTCAGAACAGGTACCCAGCAAAATATTGGGACCCAGGATGCGCTTGCTCGGTTTAACCAGCTTGATCAAGAGCTCAAATCATCTTTGACCTATAATGGTAAACCCATTGCCGAATTGTCCCCCGAGCAGGCTGGAGAACTTGTCAGTGAAGACGGATATTTTGGCGTGGATCAGACATCCCAGCGCATCGCTGATTTTGTAATCATGGGTGCCGGCGATGATATGGAGCGGTTGAAATCCGGACGGGAAGGGGTCCTTCAAGGATTTAAGCAAGCTGAAGAAGCCTGGGGAAGTAAATTACCGGACATATCATATGAAACCCTGGCAAAAACCCTGGAAACCATTGACGAAAAAATCCGGGAGAATGGCGGATCTGTTGTTGATTTGAGTATTTGAGGATCAGTGTCTGTAAAATAATGAATTGAAGAAATGCCAAGCCTGACCCTGATATGTCCGAAGCAAGGCCTGGCATATTCAATCACTTCAAATTTGCGTCACCGTCAAGGGTCCAAATCGTTCCATACACCGCCGGACGCCGGTCCCGGAACAGCCCCCAGCCCGCCCGCATGTTTTCAATTTCCTTGAAATCAAAAGAGACGATTTTAATGTCTTCGGTTTCACGGTCGCACTGGGCAAGAATTTCTCCGGTGTTGCCGGTAATAAACGAAGTACCGTAAAAGGTGATTTCAACATCCTGGTCATTTTCAGTGCCGATTCGGTTGGATGCACACACCGGCATCACATTAGCCCCTGAATGGCCCTGCATGGTTCTTTGCCAGTGGGGCTGGGAATCATATCCCGGCATTTTGGGTTCAGACCCGATGGCTGTGGGGTACATCAAAATATCTGCCCCCATCAGCGCCATGCTGCGGGCGGTTTCCGGAAACCACTGGTCCCAGCAGATGCCGACCCCCACCTTGCCGAACCGAGTGCGCCATACCTTGAAGCCGGTGTCGCCCGGGCTGAAATAATATTTTTCTTCATAGCCCGGTCCCTGGGGGATGTGGGTTTTGCGGTAGATCCCCATAACAGTACCGTCGGCATCAATCATGGCAACACTGTTGAAATAGGACTGGTTGGCCCGTTCAAAAAAGCTGATGGGCAGCACCACGCCAAGCTCTTTGGCCAAAAGGCTGAAACGTTTAATCAGGTCACTGTCATCCGCGTTTTGGGCCAGGGAAAAATAGCTGAAATCCTGTACTTTGCAAAAATAAGGACCTGAAAACAGCTCCTGGAGCAAGATGATGTTTGCGCCTCTGCCGGCCGCATCCCGTACAATCGTTTCCGCTTTTTTTACATTGGTTTCGTAGGTTTTACTGCAGGTCATCTGGGTGACTGCAACTTTTACTTTATTCATGTTCCCTCCGTTTAAAATGATGGCAGGGCCGTGCCCGAAGGTTGCTGCTGGGTGATACAGTGTATCCCGCCGCCGCCGGCAAACAGAGGCAGACTCGGTATCTGGATAACGGTGCGGTCCGGGAAAATTGTTTGCATCATTTCTTTTGCCTGGTCATCT
The DNA window shown above is from uncultured Desulfobacter sp. and carries:
- a CDS encoding RDD family protein — protein: MNEYEYAGFWVRTGAAIIDTILILIIIVPILTAIYGTDYWINQSIVKGFWDVLFNYILPAIAIIIFWTYKSATPGKMALKLTIVDAKNGGHPSTGQLIGRYFGYYISIIPLFLGLIWVGIDRRKQGLHDKLAGTVVIKNNKKEKVTFESKE
- a CDS encoding VOC family protein, with translation MVSLDRATGLSEARLEGAHLLLPGFGDDGPTLEIFTYAEMVETADSMANHLGYTHIAFEVDNVRKVYDKALKEGGIPLGKVTEKIVPGIGTLFFVYFKDPEGNIIEILSWNRE
- a CDS encoding ORF6N domain-containing protein, with protein sequence MTEIELVTTDQITEKIYHIRGAKVMLDRDLASLYRVETKNLKQSVRRNINRFPDDFMFELSKEEFADLKSQIVNSNSDKKSLRYPPMVFTEQGVAMLSSVLRSDRAIQVNIQIMRTFTKMRNMIAENEELRKTVEVLKQQTDEQF
- a CDS encoding aldehyde ferredoxin oxidoreductase family protein, encoding MKGFFNRILYVDLSNQKVEIKTVDKSVYKNFLGGKGLATWLLTELNPPGVDPLSPENRLIFATGPVTGTATWGSSRYGVFTKSPLTGFYAESYSGGKVPEAIAATGFDAIVINGKSDGLTLMEITPEGAFFHDAGHLSGKDTFETESAVKTEFKDKYPKGWKTGLSVIGPAAEAEVKFAIIKNDGWRCAGRAGTGTVMGSKNLKAIVFSGNKKREVFDKKRLIQLAKEMAAEAKDHPVVQAYKSMGTSQMVKVMNNAGAFPTRYWTKGFAPHWEKISADALHSQCDVTPHACAKCYLSCGRMTKVMQGPHKGLVLEGPEYETLYTFGGLCMIEKIEEIVRLNHVCDSLGIDTITAGNLAAFAMMAHEQNKSDYPIQFGDAQAIEDLLIKIVTNEEGIGQILAQGIRHAAKVFGMEDQAIHVKGMEPAGYEPRVLKGMGLAYASSDRGACHLRATFYKPELAGMIDPKQTEGKAKLFIDFEDRLTLFDTLILCKFYRDLYPWELLGEMITAATGIDGSKENLSDIALNVAAKAREFNLREGMTQSHETLAPAFFTPLTDSGAAITKDEMDYMLKDYQKLRNWT
- a CDS encoding cache domain-containing protein; translation: MPLIKEDNIGVISFISSTILVVLLTSILGGIFLRDQHRHFQEDLQKVGTNFFKTQKERLRSEVEMQIRSINAWHKSARQRLKTTIKARTYEAYAVAENLYEQNKEKRPEEIQALIREALRPVRFNNGRGYFFIRDTQGPFVLYPPNPKIEGPHVKLLPHQDRKELSQKINTIIFTKGEGFIDYQWPKPGGQVHELFEKMTFVKYFKPFGWSLGTGEYLVNFESLVQEYIIGTLNSIIPSDTDPEYIFIYKLHAMNGGNEFATVLVNPNRSDLIGKKISDSFKDIKGKMFRKEMLQGIRDTGNAFVSYWYKNPGSEEQGLKLSYFKYYPEWKWIVAKGISLDVMNKRITQLQKNLSQETKKTIRNFIYFIVISSVSFLILGFIFSKGIHRLFLGYKAIMEEQQHELERVNTELKIQSIRAHSHFPGF
- a CDS encoding GGDEF domain-containing protein, translated to MRPSITDSLTALYNKGYFNEHLEIEIARSLRHGSALSLLVFDIDKFKDINDTFGHLAGDNVLKELAHLCQINIRASDIFARWGGEEFVVLSPESEIKNTIVFAEKLRRLIEGYSFSIPVQVTCSFGVTEYRDEERVDSFIHRADQALYTAKQEGRNKVVFR
- a CDS encoding hydrogenase-4 component G gives rise to the protein MTNVPGSINSFTGMDFTLFQSRSKVTGNNSDSNVSMETEIIQFSLKVRTGTQQNIGTQDALARFNQLDQELKSSLTYNGKPIAELSPEQAGELVSEDGYFGVDQTSQRIADFVIMGAGDDMERLKSGREGVLQGFKQAEEAWGSKLPDISYETLAKTLETIDEKIRENGGSVVDLSI
- the aguB gene encoding N-carbamoylputrescine amidase; this encodes MNKVKVAVTQMTCSKTYETNVKKAETIVRDAAGRGANIILLQELFSGPYFCKVQDFSYFSLAQNADDSDLIKRFSLLAKELGVVLPISFFERANQSYFNSVAMIDADGTVMGIYRKTHIPQGPGYEEKYYFSPGDTGFKVWRTRFGKVGVGICWDQWFPETARSMALMGADILMYPTAIGSEPKMPGYDSQPHWQRTMQGHSGANVMPVCASNRIGTENDQDVEITFYGTSFITGNTGEILAQCDRETEDIKIVSFDFKEIENMRAGWGLFRDRRPAVYGTIWTLDGDANLK